One part of the uncultured Celeribacter sp. genome encodes these proteins:
- a CDS encoding response regulator transcription factor, whose protein sequence is MSGTIRNILIIEDNAEMRAHLVALVHTCFPIAEVTEAGTIHAAKATFRKSTFDLALVDLNLPDGEGHGFIRECARISPDTICIIVTVMATDAAVVSALAAGASGYLLKTDPPALWKLHMEQIITGVPVLSPSIARRIMEHFRRTAPAFETDERLTARESEVLSLIARGMRIPEVSGQIGVADSTVATHIKNIYRKLGISNRAEAAIHAARLGLL, encoded by the coding sequence GTGTCGGGCACGATACGCAATATCCTCATCATTGAAGATAACGCCGAGATGCGTGCCCATCTTGTCGCGCTGGTGCATACGTGTTTTCCGATAGCCGAGGTGACGGAGGCAGGCACCATTCATGCGGCCAAGGCCACGTTTCGCAAAAGCACCTTCGACCTCGCATTGGTTGATCTCAACCTACCCGATGGCGAAGGGCACGGTTTTATCCGTGAATGTGCCCGCATCAGCCCTGACACCATCTGTATCATCGTAACAGTCATGGCCACCGACGCGGCCGTGGTCAGCGCTTTGGCTGCGGGCGCCTCTGGCTATCTGCTCAAGACCGATCCGCCCGCCCTGTGGAAGCTTCACATGGAACAGATCATCACGGGTGTGCCCGTCCTGTCGCCCTCAATCGCGCGGCGTATTATGGAGCATTTCCGCCGCACCGCACCCGCATTTGAAACCGATGAGCGGCTAACCGCGCGCGAGAGCGAGGTTCTGTCACTGATCGCACGCGGAATGCGAATTCCAGAAGTTTCGGGACAGATCGGAGTGGCCGACAGCACCGTGGCCACCCACATCAAAAATATCTATCGCAAACTCGGGATTTCCAACCGCGCCGAGGCCGCCATTCACGCGGCGCGGCTTGGCCTGCTCTAA
- a CDS encoding ATP-binding protein, producing MRLFSPLTLAVTVLLGVLASVIIVLWLAVSQPSLGLDFSVPEQGRGLVISAVDDPELEALAGARLIAIGAAGETRIAITGETLLEEPDKLNDGALIRAFREDQGRVRSLLSNSAVVLYWSRDGRNGETTVAVHPTRPVSDLPFEFWAQLITGVAGVMIGGWIWAQNPKRLSHIFLFLTGIGLQVSAFAAALYSGRELALSARSYEVLAPMNAGGALLFGAGLVGLFLRYPRQLAPAWVSWLPLPMLCLPLAREIVVEGGNPTIYLHGPIVVALTAILISLVAQWIVARQDPVSRAALKVVALGVVMGAGGFVVTTTLPALLGLESHVSQAHSFLLFLLVFGGVALAVRRYRFFDLEQWSFKLMFYIGGALVLILLDAFLVFELSVERQPAFGAALLIVTMGYLPLRDTLKDLVFARRRDNLPLTSLVRAADGIALTRDRQKQETLWRDLLQREFSALSVDAMSAVGATVTRIEDEGAAMIVPAIPPLAEVRLRWKDLGRRLFSTRDAQKAQDIVTILTQMVEARQAFVAGMNEERERITRDMHDNIGIRLTTALGQSDVANKNDLIRETFSDIRKILSNSDSGTSSFGDILADLRVELTEYLDAQAIACDWALHDHSDQCLSPGVAHALRSMLRESVHNAARHSGAGLVRVRIEIGEAEFRVTVSDTGRIQGAAGAIDVPSIGEGGNGLANLRRRVADVGGRVVITSQDGQGFTIVATLPFTARYNVGASVDDAAPRG from the coding sequence ATGCGTCTTTTTAGCCCTCTGACCCTTGCAGTCACCGTGCTTCTTGGCGTCTTGGCGAGCGTGATCATCGTGCTCTGGCTGGCGGTGTCTCAACCGTCTCTCGGGCTCGACTTTTCTGTTCCTGAACAGGGCAGGGGCTTGGTCATTTCGGCTGTGGATGACCCCGAACTGGAAGCGCTGGCGGGGGCGCGGTTGATTGCGATCGGTGCGGCGGGTGAGACGCGGATCGCCATTACGGGCGAAACCCTCCTCGAAGAGCCTGACAAGCTCAATGACGGTGCGCTGATCCGTGCCTTCCGCGAGGATCAGGGGCGTGTCCGTTCGCTTCTGTCCAATAGTGCGGTGGTTCTCTATTGGAGCCGTGATGGCCGAAACGGGGAAACGACCGTCGCAGTGCATCCGACGCGACCCGTCTCCGACCTTCCCTTCGAATTTTGGGCGCAGTTGATTACCGGGGTTGCGGGGGTGATGATCGGCGGGTGGATCTGGGCGCAGAACCCGAAACGCTTGAGCCACATTTTCCTCTTCCTGACAGGGATCGGGTTACAGGTCTCAGCCTTTGCCGCGGCACTGTACAGCGGCCGCGAGTTGGCGCTTTCCGCGCGTTCATATGAGGTGCTCGCACCAATGAATGCAGGGGGGGCCTTGTTGTTCGGGGCGGGACTTGTCGGACTGTTCTTGCGGTATCCACGACAGCTTGCACCCGCTTGGGTGAGTTGGTTGCCGCTGCCGATGCTTTGCCTCCCGCTCGCGCGCGAGATCGTGGTGGAGGGCGGCAATCCTACAATCTATCTGCATGGGCCGATTGTCGTGGCGCTGACGGCGATCCTGATTTCTTTGGTGGCACAATGGATTGTGGCGCGCCAAGACCCTGTGTCGCGTGCGGCGCTGAAAGTTGTCGCGCTTGGCGTCGTCATGGGGGCGGGCGGCTTCGTTGTGACGACGACACTGCCCGCACTTCTGGGGCTGGAGTCTCACGTTTCGCAAGCGCATTCGTTCTTGCTCTTTTTGTTGGTCTTCGGCGGTGTTGCTCTTGCAGTGCGTCGGTATCGGTTCTTCGACCTTGAACAATGGTCCTTCAAATTGATGTTCTACATCGGCGGTGCGCTCGTGTTGATCTTGCTCGACGCGTTTCTGGTCTTTGAGTTGTCTGTGGAGCGCCAGCCGGCATTCGGTGCCGCACTGTTGATTGTGACGATGGGATACCTGCCGTTGCGCGACACGTTGAAAGATTTGGTGTTTGCGAGGCGCAGGGACAATCTGCCGCTCACAAGTCTTGTTCGCGCCGCGGACGGGATCGCCCTGACGCGCGACCGGCAAAAGCAGGAAACCCTGTGGCGCGATTTGTTACAACGTGAATTTTCTGCTCTGTCGGTCGATGCCATGTCCGCTGTGGGCGCGACCGTTACCCGTATTGAGGATGAGGGCGCGGCGATGATTGTTCCTGCGATACCTCCCTTGGCAGAGGTGCGATTGCGTTGGAAAGATTTGGGACGACGGTTGTTTTCCACGCGAGACGCGCAAAAAGCGCAGGATATCGTGACAATCCTGACACAGATGGTCGAGGCGCGGCAGGCCTTCGTTGCGGGCATGAATGAGGAGCGCGAGCGGATCACCCGTGATATGCATGACAATATCGGCATTCGCCTGACCACCGCGCTTGGCCAATCCGACGTCGCAAACAAGAATGACCTGATCCGAGAAACCTTCTCCGATATACGGAAAATCCTCAGTAATAGCGACAGTGGCACATCCTCTTTTGGCGATATACTGGCTGACCTTCGGGTGGAACTCACCGAATATCTCGATGCACAAGCGATTGCCTGCGATTGGGCGTTGCATGATCACAGTGACCAGTGCCTTTCGCCAGGTGTGGCGCATGCGCTGCGGTCCATGTTACGTGAGAGTGTCCACAACGCCGCGCGGCATTCCGGTGCTGGCTTGGTGCGTGTTAGGATTGAGATTGGCGAGGCAGAGTTTCGTGTGACCGTGAGCGATACGGGGCGCATTCAGGGAGCTGCTGGCGCAATCGATGTGCCATCCATCGGCGAGGGCGGCAACGGGCTTGCCAATCTACGCCGACGGGTCGCCGATGTGGGTGGGCGGGTCGTAATCACGTCGCAGGACGGTCAGGGCTTCACCATTGTTGCGACCCTGCCATTTACAGCACGGTACAATGTCGGCGCTTCGGTGGATGACGCCGCACCGCGCGGCTAA
- a CDS encoding MarC family protein, translated as MDYSDLIKAFGAFFAIMNPFVNLPIFLALTAGFTVAQQRTVAAKITLFSAVMCAVLLFAGQKIIGFFGITIDEFRIAGGAVLAHIAWSMLNGDSITSHHGTEKEQDHMQDLSGLAFYPITFPMIVGPGTIATLIIYAGHAKDFEGLMEIGGVVAVILVMLFVVLFFASFFGKVLTDTMRVIMTRLMGMILLAISVEMIVAGTKAVFPGLA; from the coding sequence ATGGACTATTCTGACTTGATCAAAGCTTTCGGGGCGTTCTTCGCTATCATGAACCCCTTTGTGAACCTGCCGATCTTTCTTGCACTGACAGCAGGTTTCACCGTCGCACAGCAACGCACGGTGGCCGCGAAAATCACACTGTTTTCGGCAGTCATGTGTGCCGTACTCCTCTTTGCCGGGCAGAAGATCATCGGCTTTTTTGGCATCACCATTGATGAATTTCGCATCGCTGGTGGCGCCGTCCTGGCCCATATTGCTTGGTCCATGCTGAACGGCGACAGTATAACGTCTCACCACGGAACAGAAAAAGAGCAGGACCACATGCAGGACCTCTCCGGTCTTGCTTTTTACCCCATCACCTTTCCGATGATCGTTGGTCCGGGCACGATTGCGACCCTCATCATCTACGCAGGACATGCAAAGGACTTCGAAGGATTGATGGAAATCGGCGGGGTCGTTGCCGTCATTCTTGTAATGCTATTTGTCGTGCTGTTTTTCGCGTCGTTCTTTGGAAAAGTCCTCACCGACACAATGCGTGTTATCATGACGCGCCTCATGGGTATGATATTGCTCGCAATATCGGTTGAAATGATCGTTGCGGGCACGAAAGCCGTTTTCCCGGGCCTGGCATAA
- the cls gene encoding cardiolipin synthase: MAIFLLTLHVVLVIGFTLRILLRDDLSPQTRLAWFIVLVVLPYAGSVFYFLFGEIDIGHHANKRHKEVCDQIRARAAHLMGRPEDTERLIDPLYRPAFQYAASINGFQAIAGNRAELMTDAAATNAHLIADIDAAQSHVHVLYYIWLDDRTGRAVAQALIRAAQRGVTCRAMADGLGSRALIKSPLWQRMKDAGVQLAVALPYGNLFRTVLTSRIDLRNHRKITVIDSKITYCGSRNSADPEFLVKAKYAPWVDIMLRFEGSIVAQNELLFLSDWMQATRDTLDGFTLTASPIAGGFPAQVMGDGPTERRGATPQLFSILIACAQHSLTLSTPYFVPDATVLEALCSAAHRGVKVTLIFPKVNDSWVVAAASRSYYRKLLSAGCQIHEFEGGLLHAKTLTLDDKVTLVGSSNLDLRSFDLNYENNILLQDSGVTRAVCDRQADYVARSVPVTLNLVTAWPWYRRIWNNVIATIGPVL; the protein is encoded by the coding sequence ATGGCAATATTCCTGCTCACGCTTCATGTGGTGCTCGTGATCGGCTTCACACTCCGCATCCTGCTGCGGGATGATCTTTCACCGCAGACGCGTCTGGCGTGGTTTATTGTTCTTGTGGTGCTGCCCTATGCCGGAAGCGTCTTCTATTTCCTGTTTGGCGAAATCGACATAGGTCACCATGCAAACAAACGCCACAAGGAGGTTTGTGACCAAATCCGCGCTAGAGCCGCTCACCTCATGGGGCGACCGGAGGACACGGAACGGCTGATCGATCCGCTTTACAGGCCAGCCTTTCAATATGCGGCTTCAATCAATGGATTTCAGGCGATTGCAGGAAACCGGGCTGAGCTGATGACCGACGCTGCGGCCACAAACGCGCATCTCATCGCCGATATCGACGCGGCGCAAAGCCATGTCCACGTGCTTTATTACATCTGGCTCGACGACAGGACCGGCAGGGCTGTCGCGCAGGCTCTGATCCGTGCGGCGCAGCGCGGTGTTACCTGCCGCGCCATGGCCGATGGCCTCGGTTCGCGGGCCTTGATCAAGTCGCCCCTCTGGCAGCGGATGAAGGATGCTGGCGTGCAGTTAGCTGTGGCCCTGCCTTATGGGAATCTGTTCCGCACGGTGCTGACCAGTCGCATAGACCTGCGCAATCACCGCAAGATCACGGTGATCGACAGCAAGATCACCTATTGCGGCAGTCGGAACTCTGCTGATCCGGAATTTCTCGTCAAAGCCAAATATGCCCCTTGGGTGGACATCATGCTGCGGTTTGAGGGATCCATTGTGGCGCAGAACGAACTGCTGTTTCTCAGCGACTGGATGCAGGCCACGCGGGACACACTTGACGGCTTTACGCTAACGGCAAGCCCGATCGCTGGGGGATTTCCCGCGCAGGTGATGGGGGATGGCCCGACCGAACGTCGGGGTGCGACACCGCAGCTTTTTTCAATCCTCATCGCCTGTGCACAGCATAGTTTGACGCTCTCCACCCCATATTTCGTACCAGATGCGACCGTTCTGGAAGCCCTGTGTTCCGCCGCTCATCGCGGGGTCAAGGTGACGCTCATCTTTCCCAAGGTGAACGACAGCTGGGTCGTCGCCGCAGCAAGCCGAAGCTACTACCGAAAGTTGCTGTCTGCCGGCTGTCAGATTCATGAATTCGAGGGCGGCCTGCTGCATGCAAAGACGCTGACGCTGGATGACAAGGTCACCCTTGTGGGATCGTCAAACCTCGATCTTCGCAGCTTTGACCTCAACTACGAGAATAACATTCTTCTGCAGGATAGTGGGGTGACCCGTGCCGTGTGCGACCGTCAGGCAGACTATGTCGCGCGCTCTGTGCCCGTGACGCTCAATCTCGTGACCGCGTGGCCATGGTACAGGCGCATCTGGAATAACGTGATTGCCACGATTGGTCCCGTCCTTTAG
- a CDS encoding GNAT family protein: MTPIETDRLILRNFRREDAGRLFAYLEAPVASCFLSLTLQDMDAAVIEAAKRSEDDEQIAVSLKDTDQLIGDLFAHFEEDTVSVGWNFAPAYAGQGYALEAARALFAHLFDNLRARRLYAYVEDHNHPSQKLCERLGMRKEGLFLDYVSFRNDDAGQPIYENTMQYALLRQEWES, encoded by the coding sequence GTGACACCGATTGAAACTGACCGCCTTATCCTCAGGAACTTTCGCCGCGAAGACGCGGGCCGCCTTTTCGCCTATCTGGAGGCACCGGTCGCAAGTTGCTTCCTGTCGCTGACCCTTCAGGACATGGATGCTGCCGTTATCGAAGCCGCAAAGCGCAGCGAAGATGACGAACAGATCGCCGTCAGCCTCAAGGACACCGATCAACTAATCGGAGATTTGTTCGCGCATTTTGAGGAGGACACGGTCTCGGTCGGGTGGAATTTCGCTCCGGCGTACGCTGGGCAAGGCTATGCGCTTGAAGCTGCGCGCGCGCTCTTCGCTCACCTGTTCGATAATCTGCGCGCACGCCGTCTTTACGCTTACGTGGAGGACCATAACCACCCATCGCAAAAGCTCTGCGAGCGGTTGGGCATGCGGAAAGAGGGACTGTTTCTTGATTACGTATCCTTTCGGAATGACGATGCCGGACAGCCGATTTACGAGAACACTATGCAATACGCTCTGCTTCGCCAGGAATGGGAGAGCTGA
- a CDS encoding MFS transporter has translation MSALRPDPKRWLVLLAVMLAFLPVVLDMTILHVAVPRLTQALNASATEVLWIIDIYPLLMAGLLVPMGTLSDRVGNRRILMTGLIVFAAASACAAFARNGPELIAARVVLALGGSMILPCVLGLIRKTFDDPNERAMALGLWGTVGAAGAAVGPLIGGALLEHFWWGSAFLINVPVMLVVAPACYLLLPRVERTTPGAWPIGQALLLIIGLIAIVYGIKAGFGAKHTLPVIAGVIGFGVAVLALFVRAQLQAPEPMLDLSLLSHPAIFAGLLMALVASGALAGVELTLAQELQYVLGKTPLQAGLFMIPIMAAAGVGGPIAGWLSNRFGLRRVASLSLAIAAFTLVFLARQDFHDPGLHVPLALAMLGLALSIGLTASSIAIMGAVKAENGGAAGSLEATGYELGTGLGITFFGVFMTSSFSRAIELPARLSPELAAEAARSIGDTYIVAARLADDQSAALISAGKAAFTQTHTDLLTIAAVVIMALAIVVFIALAGPRHDTRATNH, from the coding sequence ATGTCCGCCCTACGCCCCGATCCCAAGCGCTGGCTTGTCTTGCTGGCGGTCATGTTGGCCTTTTTGCCGGTCGTTCTGGACATGACTATCCTACATGTTGCGGTGCCACGCTTAACGCAGGCGCTGAATGCATCAGCGACCGAGGTCCTGTGGATCATCGACATCTATCCCTTGCTGATGGCGGGCCTGCTGGTGCCGATGGGCACTCTGTCGGATCGGGTCGGCAACCGTCGAATCTTGATGACGGGGTTGATTGTCTTTGCCGCCGCTTCGGCCTGTGCCGCATTTGCTCGAAATGGGCCTGAGTTGATCGCAGCGCGCGTGGTTTTGGCGCTTGGAGGGTCTATGATCCTGCCGTGCGTCCTAGGCCTGATCCGCAAGACTTTCGACGACCCGAACGAACGTGCCATGGCGCTTGGCCTTTGGGGCACGGTCGGAGCAGCGGGGGCGGCGGTCGGGCCGCTGATCGGCGGGGCGCTTCTGGAGCATTTCTGGTGGGGGTCAGCCTTTTTGATCAATGTGCCGGTGATGCTGGTCGTGGCGCCGGCCTGCTATCTGCTGTTGCCGCGGGTCGAGCGGACCACGCCAGGTGCCTGGCCTATTGGTCAGGCGCTGCTGCTGATCATCGGCTTGATCGCGATCGTTTATGGCATCAAGGCAGGTTTCGGGGCAAAGCACACGCTGCCGGTCATCGCCGGTGTGATCGGCTTTGGAGTGGCCGTGCTGGCGCTTTTCGTGCGCGCTCAGTTGCAGGCCCCGGAGCCTATGCTGGACCTGTCTCTGTTGTCGCATCCGGCTATCTTTGCCGGACTGCTGATGGCGCTGGTCGCCTCTGGTGCCTTGGCCGGCGTCGAGCTGACCCTGGCACAGGAACTGCAATACGTTCTGGGCAAGACGCCGCTGCAGGCTGGTCTGTTCATGATCCCGATCATGGCGGCCGCGGGCGTTGGGGGGCCAATTGCTGGGTGGCTCTCAAACCGTTTCGGCCTACGCCGCGTAGCCAGCCTGTCCCTTGCGATCGCCGCGTTTACCCTGGTGTTTCTGGCGCGGCAGGATTTCCATGATCCCGGCCTGCATGTGCCGCTGGCCTTGGCCATGCTGGGGCTGGCCCTCAGCATCGGGCTGACGGCCTCCTCGATCGCGATCATGGGCGCAGTGAAAGCCGAGAACGGCGGCGCGGCAGGTTCGCTGGAGGCGACGGGGTATGAGCTGGGAACAGGTCTCGGCATCACCTTTTTCGGCGTTTTCATGACCAGTAGCTTTTCCCGCGCCATAGAGTTGCCTGCGCGCCTTTCCCCAGAACTGGCCGCCGAGGCCGCCCGCAGTATCGGGGACACCTATATCGTCGCCGCAAGGCTGGCCGATGACCAGAGCGCGGCGCTGATTTCAGCGGGCAAGGCCGCATTCACCCAGACCCATACCGATCTGCTGACCATCGCGGCGGTCGTGATCATGGCATTGGCGATCGTGGTCTTCATCGCGCTTGCCGGTCCGCGCCACGACACCCGCGCCACGAACCACTGA